The Bacteroidota bacterium genome includes the window AAACACCTTTACACCAACTGTAAGCGGTACTTATGCCGCTATAGTTTCTCAAAATGGTTGTGCCGATACTACGGTTTGTATTCCCATACAATTAGCAACACTTCCCTGTGGCGAACTTTTTATTTCTGAATACCTTGAAGGTACCTCCAATACAAAGGCAATTGAAATCTATAATCCTTCAAGTGCTTCGGTTTCGCTGAGTGGATATAGTTTAGAACTTTATGCCAATGGTACAAGCACAGCTACCAATACACTTAATTTAACAGGCACTTTGGCTGCTTTTGATGTGTATGTTGTTGCAAATTCACAATCAGCAGCTCCCGTGCTTGCAGCGGCCGACATTACTTCGGCGGTTTGCGCTTTTAATGGAAATGATGCAATTGCTTTAAAGCATAATGGTAATGTTATAGATATAGTTGGTGAAATAGGAGTAAACCCTGGGACTTCCTGGACTGCTGGCGCAGGTTCTACGCTTGATTATACATTAGTAAGAAATGCAACTGTGGACGGACCTTCTAATTTATGGACCAGTGTTCAAAGTCAATGGATTATAAATGCTGTGAATACAGCTACTTTTTTGGGTACACACACAAGCAATTGTCAAAACGGAAATGGTTTAAATTCCCAAAATGCTGTTGGCAAGCAAATATCTCTGTATCCCAATCCTACCAGCGATTTGCTCACCATTACACTTGAAACTGGGAGTTCAATGATGTTTGAGTTGTTTGATGTTAGTGGAAAGTGTATGTTTTCACAAGAGCTCAAGGGTGGCCAGTCACAAATTTCTATCGCTGCTTTTGCTAATGGAATTTATATAGCCAAGTTGTCGAATGCATCTTTTGTTGAATTTAGGAAAGTGATTAGGAATTAATTTGACGGATAGTAAGCAGTTCAATTTTGAGTATCACTTTTATCAGGTAATTAACTGAAGTTCAAGCAGTATTTGTTTTTAATTTGTACGAAAAAGGGAAATTAGGGCTATAGATTAATATTTTTGATCAAATACCCTATTTACTAAAACAACTTATGGGATAAGAACCAATATCGATGTTTTCACCGTACTTGGTATTCACTTAATTGTAGAGTCGTATTAAAATCAAACAGCCCTTCACCAATTGCTATTGTCGTGCAGTCATGTTAAAAGTTTAAGAATCAATAATCCTCTTACAATTCAATTCTATCCAAGTTCTTAGGCCCTAAAATGAGAACACCAAAATACCTGCTTATCGTATTTATATTTATTCTATATTTGCAGGCTTAAAAAAAATAAAATAATTCAATAGATTGTTATGCAAAATAAAGGTGCCATTAAGTTTTTCGCTATTGCCTTAGCGGTTGTTTGTATTTTTCAATTATCGTTTACGCTGATTACACGAAACGCCGAGAAAAGAGCTGCTGAATATGCAAGTTCAAAATTTGCTACCATGCAAAATTTGAGCGATGCTGCCAAAGCAAACCCTGATTCGGTAAAGGAGTCAATTAGCAAACATTACCTCGATTCAATCGCCGGGCTTCCGCTTTACAATATCTTACTTAAAAATTATACCTACCGCGAGTGCAAGGAAAAAGAGATTAACCTTGGATTGGATTTACGTGGTGGTATGAACGTAACACTTGAGGTGTCGGTTGTTGACCTTATTAAAGCAATGAGTAAGAATAGCAACGATTCTGCTTTCAATAAAGCTTTACAAGTAGCGAATCAAAAAATGAAAAATAGCCAAAAGGACTATGTAACCTTATTTGCTGAAAGCTATAAAGAAGTTGCTCCTAACGGTAAATTGGCTGCTATTTTCAATACCATTGAATTAAAAGATAAAATCAAATACGAATCAACCAATGATGAGGTAATTTCCGTTATCCGCAAAGAAGCTACTGATGCTATTGACCGTTCTGAAAAGATTCTTCGTACTCGTATCGACAAATTTGGGGTTACTCAACCCAATATCCAAAAATTAGGTATTTCAGGTCGTATTTTGATTGAATTACCCGGTGTGAAAGAAAAAGAACGTGTTCGTAAACTTTTACAAGGAACAGCGAATCTTGAGTTTTGGGAAACATACGATAACAACGAAATTTCTCCATTGTTAATTAAAGCAAACGAAAAATTAGCCGCCTTGTTGCATCCCGAATTAATGAAAGATACAGCAAATGCAGATACAACAGCCGAAGCTAAATTAAATCCGGTTGCCGAAACTGCTGCTACCGATTCAACCAAAGCAACTAGCGAATCGGAAGGTGCATCTTTAAGTTCTGCTAAAAAAGATACAAATAAATTGGCTGCTAAAAACGATACAGCAAAAGCCAAACAAGAAAACCCTTTGTTTGAAGTTTTGACACCTGCTGTTCAACGTGGCGAAAAAGGCCAATTTTATGCAGCTCCCGGTCCTGTGATTGGAACTGCTTTAATTGCTGATACTGCTAAAGTAAATGAAATGTTGGCCATGCAGGTTGTAAAAGGCCTATTGCCACAAAATTTACGCCCATTGTGGACTGTAAAAGCATTTGATACTGAAGAAAGAAGACTGCAATTGGTTGCTATTAAATCAAATCGCGAAAACAGAGCTCCTCTTGAAGGAAATGTAATTACCGATGCAAGTGGGGATTTTGCTCAAAATAGTTCTAAAGCTGAAGTATCTATGTCGATGAACTCTGAAGGAGCTCAAACATGGAAACGATTAACCAAAGAAAACATCGGAAAAAGTATTGCCATTGTATTGGATAATTCAGTGTATTCATTCCCAACCGTACAATCAGAAATTGGTGGTGGGCGTTCATCTATCACCGGAAATTTTGACATTACTGAAGCGAAAGATTTAGCTAACATATTAAAAGCGGGTAAATTGCCAGCACCTGCTCGCATTGTGCAAGAAGCGGTAGTTGGACCATCATTAGGAAAAGAAGCAATTGTAAATGGTTTATTCTCCTTTGTAATTGCTTTGGTATTGGTACTTTTATTTATGGGCTTTTATTACAACAAAGCTGGTTGGGTGGCCGATATCGCCTTGTTCGCCAACGTATTTTTTATCATGGGTATTCTTGCATCACTTGGGGCAGTTTTAACCTTGCCAGGTATCGCAGGTATAGTGCTTACAATCGGTATGTCGGTGGATGCGAACATTCTAATTTTTGAACGTGTGCGCGAAGAGTTACATGCCGGTAATTCAGTAAAACAAGCAATCAAGGAAGGATTCCACAATGCAATGTCATCGGTAATCGATTCAAACATCACTACCTTGTTATTGGGTATTATACTTTATGTATTTGGAACAGGACCAATCCAAGGTTTCGCAACTACCTTGATCATCGGTATTTTAACATCCTTGTTTAGTGCAATCTTTATTTCACGATTGATTTTTGAAAACATGTTGGATAAAAATCGCTCGATTTCCTTTAGTACAAAAGCAACCGAGAATATGTTTAAAAACATCAACATTAATTTCGTTGGTAAACGTAAAATGTATTATCTGATTTCAAGTGCTATTATAGCTATGGGAATTGTTGGTTATACCATGCACGGTTTAAATTTTGGGGTAGATTTTAAA containing:
- the secDF gene encoding protein translocase subunit SecDF; translation: MQNKGAIKFFAIALAVVCIFQLSFTLITRNAEKRAAEYASSKFATMQNLSDAAKANPDSVKESISKHYLDSIAGLPLYNILLKNYTYRECKEKEINLGLDLRGGMNVTLEVSVVDLIKAMSKNSNDSAFNKALQVANQKMKNSQKDYVTLFAESYKEVAPNGKLAAIFNTIELKDKIKYESTNDEVISVIRKEATDAIDRSEKILRTRIDKFGVTQPNIQKLGISGRILIELPGVKEKERVRKLLQGTANLEFWETYDNNEISPLLIKANEKLAALLHPELMKDTANADTTAEAKLNPVAETAATDSTKATSESEGASLSSAKKDTNKLAAKNDTAKAKQENPLFEVLTPAVQRGEKGQFYAAPGPVIGTALIADTAKVNEMLAMQVVKGLLPQNLRPLWTVKAFDTEERRLQLVAIKSNRENRAPLEGNVITDASGDFAQNSSKAEVSMSMNSEGAQTWKRLTKENIGKSIAIVLDNSVYSFPTVQSEIGGGRSSITGNFDITEAKDLANILKAGKLPAPARIVQEAVVGPSLGKEAIVNGLFSFVIALVLVLLFMGFYYNKAGWVADIALFANVFFIMGILASLGAVLTLPGIAGIVLTIGMSVDANILIFERVREELHAGNSVKQAIKEGFHNAMSSVIDSNITTLLLGIILYVFGTGPIQGFATTLIIGILTSLFSAIFISRLIFENMLDKNRSISFSTKATENMFKNININFVGKRKMYYLISSAIIAMGIVGYTMHGLNFGVDFKGGRTYVVRFDGDTEPEKVREALAQPLAAAPEVKTFGKDNQVKITTPYLIDDNSTDVDAKVESKINEGLSKLGKKFTIMSSQKVGENISDDIKISSVWAVVFSCILMFIFIFIRFRKWQYGLGAVAALFHDVLIVLSCYAIFNGVLPFSLEIDANFIAAILTVMAYSMTDTVVVFDRIREYLSTNNKKELIGKEQTTIINYALNSTLSRTINTSLTIFFVLLAIFIFGGEVIRGFAFALLIGIVIGTYSSICIATPIVIDFDKQKQE